TTTACTGCCCCTTAAGAGCGGGATAAATGATGCGATAAACCTTTCGCATTATTAGGTCTTCAGGCGTCGCTGATTCTCCGGGAGTCACCGTCTTTCACTAAAGTCCCTTTTTAAAACGACCAGGTGAGATAGACTAGTTATCATCGTTCGCTTGTTGGTATTGTAAATTCAATTATGACATCATTCAAATGACTGATTATATACCGTCATTTCACACATTTATGCAACTCATAAATGTCACTGCTATATTGATTTGAAAGCTGCCATTGAATACCAGCATTCATAAAAAATGAGCCAGTTGCTTTAAAGCCTGATTGGTCTTTGTAATTGGCTTCCGGGTCAAGACCTTTAAACTTTATTAACGTTAACTGCTCTCCATATTTAAGGCCATCTTCAAATAGAAAGATGACGCTATGATTTTTGTCTTCAGAGACATATTGTATCGCTGTATAATCATGTCCAGAGTTTGCTATTGGAGAAGCTAACCGATATTGGACACCTTCTTGTACCGTCCCTCTTATTTCTTTATAATAGGTAATCCATTTCGCAGCCTCAGCCAATTCTATGTCATCCCATTGATCCAGATTACCTCCAACGCCTAACGCCCCTAACATCGCTACATGACACCTGTAAGTTAAAGGAACCTCCCGCTTATTCAACCAATTGGGCGAATCTGTTATCCAGCACATCATGGCCTTCGCATTATAAGCAAATGACGTTCCGTATTGAATGGCAAGCCGATCAACAGCGTCTGTATTATCACTCGTCCAAAACTGATCGGTTCTCTGAAGAATCCCAAGGTCTACTCTCCCACCGCCTCCTGAACATGTTTCAATTACCACATGGGGGTGTTTCCTTTTGATACAATCAATAATCTCATATAACCCTTTTACATGTTCCATCCAGAGCTTCTGCTGTTCATGAGACATTTCCGTATGTTTCAAGACACCTTGACGCTCTTCTACTGTTCCCGGTTCCGAAAAAGCTCGATTCATATCCCATTTAACAAAATGTATATCATGTTTAGTCAGTAGATTTTCAAGCCAACGTTGAATATAGGCCCTTACTTCCTTTTTCCCAAGGTTAAGGACAAGTTGATGACGAGCCTCTGTATGATTTTTGTTTGAAAATTGATAGACCCAATCAGGATGCTGCTCATATAACTGGCTATCTTTATTCACCATTTCAGGCTCCACCCATATACCAAACGCCATATTTAAAGACTTAACGTGTGATATTAACTCTGATAATCCGTTTGGGAATTTATCTTGATTGACATACCAATCACCTAGACCAGCTTGATCAGAATGCCTTTCACCAAACCAGCCATCATCAATGACAAATAACTCACATCCTATAGCTGCTGCTTTTTCTGCAAGTCGTTTTTGCTCGTCCACCGACACATCAAAATAAGTCGCTTCCCAAGAATTGTAGAGAACTTTTCTCAAATGGTTTCGGTGACCTTCTGGTAATAGGACGTCTCGTTGAAAGCGGTGCGCCAGATGACTCATACCTGAAAACCCATTTTCACTATACCCAATAAAAAATTCAGGTGTTTCAAAAGACTCATTAGCCTTTAACACTTTTGAAAAATCAAAGTCCGTTATACCACCACAAAGCTGCACTAAACCGAACGCATCTTTCTCCACATGAATGTCCCAGTTTCCTGAATAAGCTAAGTGCCCGAACCACACATCACCAGTCTCTTCTGTAGCATCCCCATCCACTGCAAACCACGGGTTAGCTTGATGGGATGTATTCCCCCGCCTACTATCAATTGTCTTTCTTCCTTCACTAAGCGTTTCTTGGATCACTTGAAATTCTCCAACCCATTTCCCAGCTAAATGAGTCAACCGACTAACTTGACCAGGTTTAAATGCCACCTGTAAAGAGCGAGCGGCTTCAAGGGTTAATTGATCTTCACTCTCATTTATGACCGCTAAACGACGACTAATCATATCGTATGCTTCATACACGCCGTATTTGACCTGAATACGATAACGGCCTAATTTTTCTTTTAAAAAGAGAGATAACTCTGTTAGTTGCTCATTAATTGTTTCAAGCTTGTAGTCTTCGTATAGCCACTCGAATCCTCTTTCACCTAATGTATTCGACGCTTTAAACGTCGGTTCGGAGTAAACCATTTCTCCCCACGGAATAAATTCATATCCCATTACGCCTCTCGTTGCTTCAAATGAGGAATGCGCTATCACAAAAGGGAGCATTTCTTTATAATCACATTTAAGGGCCAATTTCTTTCCCCAATAGATATGTTGTAGATGCCCCCCTTTATGAATGTCTAAGACATAGGCTGTTCTAGCTGTTTCTAGGACGAATCGCCGCTCATTACACATTACCTCTACACTCATATCTTTCCCTCCAATAGCCGTTTCATGACCCTCTTTTACTAGTTACTCTAGTAACTTATCGTTTTTTCACATGTTTCAAACCGTCAGACTTCTGTCATTCCTTTTCAAAATAATGTCGTTCACCTTAACATACTTTCAACTATATGAAAGACAGTCTCCCCCCCACCCGAGGAGACTGTCCCCCACCAACTTATTTATCTGTCACACATACTAAGCTACCCAAGCGTGGAACAAACACATTCATATCATATTTTCTCCCAGTTTCAGCGTCTCTCCATGGCTGCCCTAGGTCAGGAAGTTCAACATCATAGCCTTGCTCTACATCATGATTAAGTACCGTTAAATAAATGTGTGAGGCCGTCTCACGTCTTATCACTTCGATATTAGAAGGCGTTTCATGAACAGATATTCCTGTATTGTTGAAAATATCAGTATATAAATGCTTTAAGAAATCGTGCTCTACGCCACACCCAATATAGTACACGTGTCCTTCCCCATAGTTATTTTTCGTTATCGCTGCTTTATCGCTAAACCACTCATCTTCATATACGGCAAGTACGTCAGCTGACTCCGCTTCAATATAATCACACCATACGTGAACAGGAGATGTATGATTTAATAGAGGAGCCACTGTCCCTTTAATTGTTGAGCTTTTCTGATCTCGTAGTGACTCATAGTCACGAATCGTAATTCCTGCCAAATCTGCCAGGTCTCCTGGTAATGTGAGATCAGTGACCACATTATCTTCGTTCTTTACTCCTGTCCGATAAGTGAAAATGACAGTGCCACCACGTTTCACATACTCTTTTAACCGGTCATTAACATGCTTTTTTGTCAAAAAGTATATAGGAACGATTATCACTTTATAGGATGAAAAATCTTCATGACCGCGAATCATATCTGTCTGGACATTCAGATCATGAGCAGGTGCGTAAAATCTAAGGCATTCATTTATATAATTAAATTGATCAGATTGAGGCTGAATCTGCCAAGCCCAATCATTTTCTGGGTCATGATAAAATGCAATGTCTGCGTGAACCTTTGAGGTTATCCAATTATCGGCGAAAGGGGCTAAAGAGTGAATCACGTCTTTCACTTCAGCATATTTCCTTCCGGGTTTTCCGTCATGGTCTAAAATACCATGACAAAATTGTTCAGTACCATAGCGTGCCGCACGCCAGCGAAAATAGACGATGGCCTCAGCGCCTCGAGAGATCGCTTGGTATGTCCAAAGTTTTAAGTGACCTGGTCTAGGTAAATAACCAATCTGACTCCACCCTTGTGCTCCGGATAATTCCTCCATGACCCAATAACTTTTTCCATCTTTGGTCCCTCGACAAAGGTCGTGTTGTCGAGCAATGGCAGCTGGCGTAATTGGCTCTGCTAATCCCCCCCAAACGGGGTAATTATCAAACGATATAAAATCAAGGTCTTTCGCCATGTCCAACTGATCAATGGCTAACCCTGTATACACAAAATTATGGGTAATGAATTCCCTGTCTGAAATAGACTCTCTTAACGTGTCAACTTGCAACTTATTGTAACGTGTGTATGCATCCGCACAAAAGCGATCGAAATCTAGTAACAGGCTAGGATTATGTTCTTGATAGACGACAGTTGGGACTGGGATTTGACACCATTTTGTATATGTCTGACTCCAAAAAATCGTCCCCCACCGCTCATTTAATTCATCTAAGGTTCCATACTTCTTTTGAAGCCAAGTATGGAAGGCTTGCTTGTCATATTCTCCGTAGCTACGATCTGATTGCTCATGACCATATTCATTATCAGTTTGCCAACCAATGACAGCTGGATGATGCCCATAATGCTCGCCCATTTTTTGTACTATCTTTTTGGATAGACATTGATAGACTTCACTGTTAACCGTGTAATGTCTTCTTGCACCAAACCCTATTTTGCGTCCATATTTATCGACTGGTAGGACGTCCGGATACTTATCAATTAACCATGCAGGCGGTGTAGCAGTTGGCGTGCCAAGCACGACATCAAATCCGTATTCATACATCAAGTCTAAAGCTTCATCGAATAATGAAAAGTCAAAGCTGCCTTCTTCTGGCTCTATAAGTCCCCAAGCGAATTCGCCAACCCTAATCACATTTATTCCGAGCTGTTGCATTAATTCAAGGTCCGTTTTCCATCTCTCTTTCGGCCATTGCTCTGGATAATAATCTACACCGATATACATGTTATTCCCTCCCAGGCCAACGATCGGGCACCGTCAGCCTTCATAATGTGTGTATGTTAAGACAAACATTACGTTTGCCTAATTTTCAACTTGTTTGATATATACACTTTCTTTGCTACTTTTCGTTTTTCTTCTATTTTTTCTAAAATTAAGTCCACGGCTGTTTCACCCATAAGCTCTGTATAAATTTTAACGGAGCTTAAAGAAGGATAGACGTACTTGGAAACGGTAATATCATTGACGCCAATCAAGCTCACCCTATCAGGCACTGAGATTCCTGCCTCGTGTAAAGCACGCAAGCACCCAATAGCTAAAGGGTCATTAGCCACATAAAACGCTTCTGGTAAGTTGTCTCCTAATTTTTCTATTGCTTCTTTCATTAATTGATAACCTGATTCAACTGAGAATTTGGAGACAAAAATAAAGGCTTCGTTTAATTTTCCTTTTTCTGCCATATAAGCACGATAATACTTTTCACGAGCGTCTTGAATCGGCGCAATCGTATCTTTATACGTTTCATATCCCCCGATAAATCCGATGTCGTTAACTCCTTTTTTCAGAAAATAATCAATGACCAACTTTGTCACCCATTCAAAATCGACGAGGACTGCATCTGAGACACCTTCATCAGGGTTAGAATCCACAAACACAATTTTTTTAGACACTTTTTTCAGTTGAGCCACTTGGTCTTGATTAAAGCGACCGACAGCAATAATGCCCTCTATATCTTCCTCAATATTTTCAAAGTCAAGCTCGTCATATTTTAATAGCTTGACATGGGACGCTTCCGCACGCTTCTCTATACCAAATCGAATAGCCATATAATAAATGTCATCTAATTCTTCTCGCTCATTAACCCAGTGTAAAAAAGCAATCTGTCTTTCAACAGATTTTCTTCCTCTCACTTTGTGATAAGAAAGCTCCTCAGCCGCTTCAAATATCTTTTTTTTCGTTTCAACTGCCACAGATAACGATTGATCATAATTTAAAACCCTTGATACGGTGGATGCTGAAACACCAGCCCTATCTGCAATATCCTTAATTGTAGCCATTTGCTTTCTTCCTTTCTTTTGATGCCTGACATTACCCTAAATTCGGCTGGTCTGTAATTGAAATATGGTCAGCTTCGGTCCCTTCCAGCTCAAGCACACATAGTGTATTTATTCCTTTAACAAGTAAAGGACCAGGCAAGTAGAGCGTTTTCTGAGGACCAATATCCCAATACCTCCCTAAATTAAAGCCATTGACAAAGACATTTCCTTTTTTCCAGCCGTCTAGGTTTACAAAGGTATCTTTTGGATCATTTATGGCGACTTCTCCTGTGTAAAATTTCGGGAAACGCACCTCTGTTTGGTTTGAAAAATCTAAGGAAAAGTCCTCTAATTCAATGGCGTACATCTCCCAGTCAAATATATACTGGTTATTAATCCATATGTTGTGAATCAACCCTTTTCGATCCTTCAAATACTTACCATAATTCACCCTGCCCATATTCTCCACAAAAATCTCTAACGTATTGAATTCATTAGGGAAATCAAGCGTGGTTTCCTTTATCTTATCATTCCTATAAAACGTTTTCTTACATTCCCCATTAATATAAAGGTAAGCACGATCTCTAATAGGCTCTAAATCTATGGTGTAAGCCCCCTTACCTGGCACTTGTGTTCGATAAAGCATATAGCCATAAGCTTGATCAGCCTGTTCCATTGAGAGTGGGGCTTTACTCTGTAATCGACGTGACACTGACGGCAATGTATCAAAAATACTCACGGAGCGTGTCATTTTAATCGTTTGCGGCGCTAACCTCTCTGTCTTAAACGTTGGCAGCGGTTCAAGTTGTGAATGATAGTGCTGAAGAACGTCATGCACGTTTTTGTATTTATCTGTTATGTCACCCGATTCTGTCAATAAGGCATCGTAATCATAGCTCGTAATTGTAGGTTCATATGTTTCATAATGATTTGCGCCATTATAAAAATGGAAATTCGTCCCGCCATGAAACATGTAAAAGTTGACTGAGCCACCTGCTTCAAGCATGTCATTGAAGACATCACTAGTATTATTAGCTTCTCGTGTATGATGAGGATTGCCCCAGCTGTCAAACCAACCTATCCAAAATTCTGCACACAACTTAGGACTGCCTGGTTTATAATCCTCTAGCTGCTTGTAGGCCTCTTTTGCCTTGGAACCAAAATTCAACGTGGTTAACACATTATCCAGTGAGCCAGCTTTTATCATATCAGGGCCATCGGATGTAAATAATAGCTCTTGAATTCCATGCGCTTCATACATCCTTTTAATCGCGTTCAAATACGCTTTATCATTCCCGTAAGCACCATACTCATTTTCTATTTGAAAAGCTATAACAGGACCACCTTTAGAATAGTGATAAGTTGCTAGCTTAGGTAAAAGAACATCGTAATACTCTTTTATATGTTGCAAATAGATGGGGTCAGCACACCTTAACATCATATCCCTATCTTTTAGCAACCAAGCCGGTAGTCCCCCCATTTCCCATTCAGCGCAAATGTAAGGAGAAGGACGTAAAATGACATACAATCCTAATGCATCAGCTTCCTTAATAAATGCTTCTATATCCCTCATCCCATCAAAGCGAAAATCATGTTTGTGAGGCTCGTGAAAGTTCCAAGGAATATACGTTTCAA
The Salipaludibacillus sp. LMS25 DNA segment above includes these coding regions:
- a CDS encoding beta-galactosidase — protein: MYIGVDYYPEQWPKERWKTDLELMQQLGINVIRVGEFAWGLIEPEEGSFDFSLFDEALDLMYEYGFDVVLGTPTATPPAWLIDKYPDVLPVDKYGRKIGFGARRHYTVNSEVYQCLSKKIVQKMGEHYGHHPAVIGWQTDNEYGHEQSDRSYGEYDKQAFHTWLQKKYGTLDELNERWGTIFWSQTYTKWCQIPVPTVVYQEHNPSLLLDFDRFCADAYTRYNKLQVDTLRESISDREFITHNFVYTGLAIDQLDMAKDLDFISFDNYPVWGGLAEPITPAAIARQHDLCRGTKDGKSYWVMEELSGAQGWSQIGYLPRPGHLKLWTYQAISRGAEAIVYFRWRAARYGTEQFCHGILDHDGKPGRKYAEVKDVIHSLAPFADNWITSKVHADIAFYHDPENDWAWQIQPQSDQFNYINECLRFYAPAHDLNVQTDMIRGHEDFSSYKVIIVPIYFLTKKHVNDRLKEYVKRGGTVIFTYRTGVKNEDNVVTDLTLPGDLADLAGITIRDYESLRDQKSSTIKGTVAPLLNHTSPVHVWCDYIEAESADVLAVYEDEWFSDKAAITKNNYGEGHVYYIGCGVEHDFLKHLYTDIFNNTGISVHETPSNIEVIRRETASHIYLTVLNHDVEQGYDVELPDLGQPWRDAETGRKYDMNVFVPRLGSLVCVTDK
- a CDS encoding alpha-galactosidase, whose protein sequence is MSVEVMCNERRFVLETARTAYVLDIHKGGHLQHIYWGKKLALKCDYKEMLPFVIAHSSFEATRGVMGYEFIPWGEMVYSEPTFKASNTLGERGFEWLYEDYKLETINEQLTELSLFLKEKLGRYRIQVKYGVYEAYDMISRRLAVINESEDQLTLEAARSLQVAFKPGQVSRLTHLAGKWVGEFQVIQETLSEGRKTIDSRRGNTSHQANPWFAVDGDATEETGDVWFGHLAYSGNWDIHVEKDAFGLVQLCGGITDFDFSKVLKANESFETPEFFIGYSENGFSGMSHLAHRFQRDVLLPEGHRNHLRKVLYNSWEATYFDVSVDEQKRLAEKAAAIGCELFVIDDGWFGERHSDQAGLGDWYVNQDKFPNGLSELISHVKSLNMAFGIWVEPEMVNKDSQLYEQHPDWVYQFSNKNHTEARHQLVLNLGKKEVRAYIQRWLENLLTKHDIHFVKWDMNRAFSEPGTVEERQGVLKHTEMSHEQQKLWMEHVKGLYEIIDCIKRKHPHVVIETCSGGGGRVDLGILQRTDQFWTSDNTDAVDRLAIQYGTSFAYNAKAMMCWITDSPNWLNKREVPLTYRCHVAMLGALGVGGNLDQWDDIELAEAAKWITYYKEIRGTVQEGVQYRLASPIANSGHDYTAIQYVSEDKNHSVIFLFEDGLKYGEQLTLIKFKGLDPEANYKDQSGFKATGSFFMNAGIQWQLSNQYSSDIYELHKCVK
- a CDS encoding beta-galactosidase, which translates into the protein MLLNRKDDTMLTTDKDQFLLNGKPFRILSGSIHYFRVVPGHWRDRLEKLKACGLNTVETYIPWNFHEPHKHDFRFDGMRDIEAFIKEADALGLYVILRPSPYICAEWEMGGLPAWLLKDRDMMLRCADPIYLQHIKEYYDVLLPKLATYHYSKGGPVIAFQIENEYGAYGNDKAYLNAIKRMYEAHGIQELLFTSDGPDMIKAGSLDNVLTTLNFGSKAKEAYKQLEDYKPGSPKLCAEFWIGWFDSWGNPHHTREANNTSDVFNDMLEAGGSVNFYMFHGGTNFHFYNGANHYETYEPTITSYDYDALLTESGDITDKYKNVHDVLQHYHSQLEPLPTFKTERLAPQTIKMTRSVSIFDTLPSVSRRLQSKAPLSMEQADQAYGYMLYRTQVPGKGAYTIDLEPIRDRAYLYINGECKKTFYRNDKIKETTLDFPNEFNTLEIFVENMGRVNYGKYLKDRKGLIHNIWINNQYIFDWEMYAIELEDFSLDFSNQTEVRFPKFYTGEVAINDPKDTFVNLDGWKKGNVFVNGFNLGRYWDIGPQKTLYLPGPLLVKGINTLCVLELEGTEADHISITDQPNLG
- a CDS encoding LacI family DNA-binding transcriptional regulator; this translates as MATIKDIADRAGVSASTVSRVLNYDQSLSVAVETKKKIFEAAEELSYHKVRGRKSVERQIAFLHWVNEREELDDIYYMAIRFGIEKRAEASHVKLLKYDELDFENIEEDIEGIIAVGRFNQDQVAQLKKVSKKIVFVDSNPDEGVSDAVLVDFEWVTKLVIDYFLKKGVNDIGFIGGYETYKDTIAPIQDAREKYYRAYMAEKGKLNEAFIFVSKFSVESGYQLMKEAIEKLGDNLPEAFYVANDPLAIGCLRALHEAGISVPDRVSLIGVNDITVSKYVYPSLSSVKIYTELMGETAVDLILEKIEEKRKVAKKVYISNKLKIRQT